A single region of the Lineus longissimus chromosome 14, tnLinLong1.2, whole genome shotgun sequence genome encodes:
- the LOC135499234 gene encoding putative nuclease HARBI1: MDALVLMELAAIEAEDAEDMEKEPPRAPLRVFKDRSNPLEEYTDRAFIRRYRISKDLFRYVLELIRPQIEHPTNRSRALLPLEQLAVALRFYAFGSFQIEFGDSSGVSQATCCRVVRRVSEAICARKDHFIRFPTQVEDRRVVMQGFHEIAEFPGVIGAINGTHVAIVGPGGEDAIRYVNRKRYYSLNCQFTCNHKMMFTSVVTRWLNRYFCTIEIHKQLKNLLLTRKGSISTLQQSQ; encoded by the exons ATGGACGCTCTGGTTCTTATGGAGTTGGCTGCAATAGAGGccgaagatgctgaggacatgGAGAAGGAACCACCCCGTGCACCTTTGAGGGTTTTCAAGGACCGGAGCAACCCGCTGGAGGAATACACGGATCGGGCCTTCATTAGGCGGTACAGGATTTCGAAGGACTTGTTCCGATATGTCCTTGAGCTGATTCGACCCCAGATAGAGCATCCGACGAATAGAAGTCGAGCCCTACTTCCTTTAGAGCAACTCGCTGTGGCTCTTCGGTTTTATGCATTTGGTTCGTTTCAAATAGAGTTCGGGGATTCGAGTGGTGTTTCCCAGGCTACGTGTTGTCGTGTTGTGCGTCGGGTTTCGGAGGCAATCTGTGCAAGGAAGGATCATTTCATCCGGTTTCCGACCCAAGTGGAGGACAGACGCGTGGTGATGCAAGGATTCCACGAAATTGCCGAATTCCCTGGGGTGATCGGTGCCATCAACGGGACCCACGTTGCAATCGTTGGCCCAGGAGGTGAGGACGCCATACGTTACGTAAACAGGAAACGTTATTACAGCCTCAACTGCCAGTTTACGTGTAACCACAAGATGATGTTCACATCTGTGGTTACACGATG GCTAAACAGATACTTCTGTACCATTGAGATACATAAACAACTCAAGAATCTCTTGTTAACAAGAAAAGGGTCGATCTCAACGCTCCAGCAAAGTCAGTAA